One genomic segment of Ferrimonas sp. YFM includes these proteins:
- the sbcD gene encoding exonuclease subunit SbcD, with protein sequence MRILHTSDWHLGQHFYNKSRAREHAEFFAWLLAQVDTHKIDAVIVAGDVFDTGTPPSYARALLNSLVVSFQKLGCQLVVLAGNHDSVSTLNESRQLMEYLNTTVIAGGDEGEQLLELTNAQGELQALLCAVPYLRPRDLLRSQAGESAADKRQSLQQAIADHYRALYERAAILRAERELNIPIIATGHLTTLGATTSESVRDLYVGTLDAFPSDHFPPAEYIALGHIHRPQRVGGQEHIRYCGSPIPLSFDELGSDKSVLMVEFDGQLLTSITALPVPRFQPMAMIKGNLSEIEQQLKGFADASAERPVWLDIEVESEEYLNDLQQRIEALAEALPVEVLLLRRARKLRAQALEQQQNETLAELSVQEVFARRLQEEVFEGEQGTERQSRLQGMFDLVLAQLEDPEQDQEEAPRTETQPDHPADEVELPNQPEEAQS encoded by the coding sequence ATGCGCATTCTTCACACCTCTGATTGGCACCTTGGCCAGCACTTCTACAACAAGAGCCGAGCCCGGGAGCACGCCGAATTCTTTGCCTGGCTTCTGGCCCAGGTCGACACCCACAAGATTGACGCGGTGATCGTCGCCGGTGATGTGTTCGATACCGGAACCCCACCCAGTTACGCCAGGGCGCTGCTCAACAGTCTGGTGGTCTCTTTCCAGAAACTGGGCTGCCAGCTGGTGGTGTTGGCAGGGAACCATGATTCGGTGTCTACTCTCAACGAGAGTCGCCAGTTGATGGAATACCTCAATACCACGGTGATCGCCGGCGGGGACGAGGGCGAACAGTTGCTCGAGTTGACCAATGCTCAGGGTGAACTGCAGGCACTGCTGTGCGCCGTACCTTACCTTCGCCCCCGGGATCTGCTTCGCAGCCAGGCCGGTGAGAGTGCCGCAGACAAGCGTCAGAGCCTGCAACAGGCCATTGCCGATCATTACCGGGCGCTGTACGAGCGTGCTGCCATATTGCGCGCCGAAAGGGAACTGAACATCCCCATCATCGCCACCGGGCATTTGACCACTCTGGGCGCCACCACCTCGGAGTCGGTGCGCGACCTTTATGTGGGTACCCTGGATGCCTTCCCGTCGGATCACTTCCCACCAGCTGAATACATCGCCCTTGGCCATATCCATCGCCCACAGCGGGTGGGGGGCCAGGAGCACATTCGCTATTGCGGCTCTCCCATCCCCCTGAGTTTCGATGAGCTGGGCAGCGACAAGTCGGTACTGATGGTGGAGTTTGATGGCCAGCTGTTGACCAGCATTACCGCGCTGCCGGTTCCCAGATTCCAACCCATGGCGATGATCAAGGGCAATCTGTCTGAGATTGAGCAGCAGTTAAAGGGCTTTGCCGATGCCTCTGCTGAGCGTCCGGTCTGGCTGGACATCGAAGTGGAGAGTGAAGAGTACCTCAATGATCTGCAGCAGCGCATCGAAGCGTTGGCAGAGGCGCTGCCGGTGGAGGTGCTGCTTTTGCGCCGGGCCAGGAAACTGCGCGCCCAGGCTCTGGAGCAGCAGCAAAATGAAACCCTGGCAGAGCTCAGCGTGCAGGAGGTGTTTGCCCGGCGCCTGCAGGAGGAGGTTTTTGAAGGGGAGCAGGGCACCGAGCGACAGAGCCGGTTGCAGGGCATGTTTGACCTGGTGTTGGCTCAGCTTGAAGACCCGGAGCAGGATCAGGAGGAGGCACCTCGGACCGAAACCCAGCCTGATCATCCCGCTGATGAAGTCGAGTTGCCCAATCAGCCTGAGGAGGCGCAATCATGA
- a CDS encoding type II secretion system protein, which produces MRRTRGFTLIELTVVIAILAVMAVTATSKFVDLSSEARIAGLEGMKATLESGTSLIHLRAQIDGQTSGSGSVTQDGTTITLHSGYPTGYWQNSMRYIAGLDTVDWSATNDTVCTGDWCGKGNQTYLSSGITTTSPVVIGKVFPEGYSYNDECGVYYINYLNGARPVVGLETADCD; this is translated from the coding sequence GTGCGAAGAACTCGAGGTTTTACTCTAATTGAACTGACGGTTGTCATCGCCATTTTGGCGGTGATGGCAGTAACGGCGACTTCGAAGTTTGTAGACTTATCCTCTGAGGCGAGAATTGCCGGATTGGAGGGGATGAAAGCCACGCTGGAGAGCGGCACATCGCTTATTCACCTAAGAGCCCAAATAGACGGTCAGACCTCCGGGAGTGGGAGCGTGACCCAGGATGGCACCACCATCACTCTCCACAGTGGCTATCCCACAGGCTATTGGCAAAACAGCATGAGATACATTGCCGGGCTGGATACGGTCGACTGGTCGGCAACCAATGACACTGTGTGTACGGGCGACTGGTGTGGTAAGGGGAATCAGACCTATCTGTCCAGTGGAATCACCACCACTTCGCCGGTTGTCATCGGCAAGGTATTTCCGGAGGGTTACAGCTATAACGACGAGTGCGGTGTTTACTATATCAATTATCTAAATGGCGCCAGGCCAGTGGTAGGGCTGGAAACCGCTGACTGTGACTGA
- a CDS encoding HD domain-containing phosphohydrolase, translating to MSRFGIKGISIRVTVVFVFIIGTLITAATAITLQYLFSSKIATEAVTAQAEILAKNTQDKVEGLHTKAAHSVEILARNAALVDGSQVDEYATDRLFANLLQNNNEFYAVYLGLANGDFYELINLEASPQIREQLGASLTDRFAKVLIHQEEGQRVKRTLFLNEAFQVSHQLVEPSDYDATTRPWFQIADTINASRTKPYLFQHLQAPGQTFSMMMEESGAVIAVDIALSTMSQFLSRQLATGTPIEHSEVFLYDLSGKLVASSNAATEMPRRELLPLTLSEQERNYLNSLGTVRIANEMDWAPLDYSIAGQPRGYTVELIQMLAQSLGLSVEFINGVSWDSLVQHFQQGDLEILTPVYRTGSNTHWGQFSSPMVEMPMALATRMDGQRYTSLAALDGAVLAIPAAWSIIPEIQRAYPQIRILETASVADALMAVTNGEADATIETRIILDYTKRVYFLEGVHIEPNLDIGAVNFDAGLRAVFKPELEPLAELFDRALAQVGPQDRLYLSQRWLGDMTEIRQQDSLTVPYKALITTAQERLLQGKLNRLPLEGRDSFLYIEPLRVGEDHFFALALDVDTVLEASRREVLVSATATAICILALLPFCYLLANPIVNPIRQLARENEKVMRRQYHQVQRQPSIIKEVDELSRSMVEMSAAIAEHEAQQQRLMDSFIEVIAQTIDDKSPYTGGHCYRVPELGLMLAREASISQEAAFKAFSIEDKDKHREFKLAAWLHDCGKISTPEHVVDKGSKLESSYNRIHEIRTRFEVLWRDEEIHYLKAVMAAPEDEAQLRAKRDQAQQLLVEQFEFVARCNVGGEFMADESIERLRGIAKRTWLRHFDDCLGLGPLEERRRGESQVQLPVTENLLSDKPEHRIAWERKQSYDPSLGIKLEPTELQNNQGELYNLCIRKGTLNDEERFRINEHTVSTIKILESLPFPPELANVPRYASTHHETLKGTGYPRRLTGDQLSVGERILVLADIFEALTADDRPYKKAKSLSSAINILHKMVKDDHVDEEVFRLFLTTGVYMEYAERFLKPSQMDEVDLSKYLAEETVADTELA from the coding sequence ATGTCGCGTTTTGGAATTAAGGGTATTTCCATCAGGGTTACCGTGGTGTTTGTGTTTATTATTGGCACCCTGATCACCGCCGCCACCGCCATTACCCTCCAGTACCTCTTCTCGTCCAAAATTGCCACCGAGGCGGTGACCGCTCAGGCGGAGATTTTGGCGAAAAACACCCAGGACAAAGTCGAGGGCCTGCATACCAAGGCGGCCCATTCAGTGGAGATCCTGGCCCGCAATGCAGCCCTGGTCGACGGCAGCCAGGTGGATGAGTACGCAACCGACCGGTTGTTTGCCAATCTGCTGCAGAACAACAATGAGTTCTACGCCGTTTACCTGGGTCTGGCCAATGGCGACTTTTATGAGCTGATCAACCTGGAAGCCAGCCCGCAGATCAGAGAGCAGTTGGGGGCATCCCTGACGGATAGGTTTGCCAAGGTGCTCATTCATCAGGAGGAGGGACAGCGGGTCAAGCGCACCCTGTTTCTCAATGAAGCGTTTCAGGTGAGTCACCAACTGGTGGAGCCCAGTGACTATGACGCAACAACCCGCCCTTGGTTTCAGATAGCCGATACCATCAACGCCAGCCGCACAAAGCCCTACCTGTTTCAGCATCTTCAGGCCCCAGGCCAGACTTTCTCAATGATGATGGAGGAGAGCGGGGCAGTGATTGCCGTGGATATTGCCCTGTCCACCATGTCCCAGTTCCTCTCCAGGCAACTGGCCACAGGCACGCCCATAGAGCACAGTGAGGTGTTTCTCTATGACCTGAGTGGCAAGCTGGTGGCCTCCAGCAACGCTGCCACCGAGATGCCCCGAAGAGAGTTGCTGCCGCTCACTCTGAGTGAGCAGGAACGGAACTACCTCAACAGCCTCGGCACCGTGCGCATCGCCAACGAAATGGACTGGGCACCACTGGACTACTCCATCGCCGGACAGCCCAGAGGGTACACGGTGGAGCTGATTCAGATGCTGGCTCAAAGCCTGGGATTGTCTGTGGAGTTCATCAATGGGGTGTCCTGGGATTCCCTGGTGCAGCACTTCCAACAAGGCGACCTGGAGATCCTGACGCCGGTGTATCGAACCGGCAGCAACACTCATTGGGGCCAGTTCTCTTCCCCCATGGTGGAGATGCCTATGGCGTTGGCGACTCGGATGGATGGTCAGCGCTACACCAGCTTGGCGGCGCTTGATGGCGCCGTGCTGGCGATACCAGCCGCTTGGTCGATCATTCCCGAAATTCAACGTGCTTACCCACAAATCCGCATTCTTGAAACGGCCAGCGTGGCCGACGCTCTGATGGCGGTAACCAATGGCGAAGCGGACGCCACCATAGAAACCCGCATCATCCTCGATTACACCAAGCGCGTTTATTTTCTGGAAGGCGTTCATATTGAGCCCAACCTGGATATCGGTGCGGTGAACTTCGATGCGGGCTTAAGAGCGGTATTCAAGCCCGAGTTGGAGCCTTTGGCCGAGTTGTTTGATCGGGCATTAGCTCAGGTGGGGCCCCAGGACAGGCTCTACCTGTCCCAGCGTTGGTTGGGGGACATGACCGAGATCCGTCAGCAGGACTCTCTCACCGTTCCCTACAAGGCGTTGATCACCACGGCACAGGAGCGTCTGTTACAGGGGAAGCTGAACCGTCTGCCGTTGGAGGGGCGTGACAGCTTTTTGTACATCGAACCGTTGCGGGTGGGTGAGGACCACTTCTTTGCGCTGGCCCTGGACGTGGATACTGTATTGGAAGCGAGTCGCAGAGAGGTGCTGGTGTCCGCGACGGCCACCGCCATCTGTATTCTGGCTTTGCTGCCGTTCTGTTACCTGTTGGCCAACCCCATAGTAAACCCCATTCGTCAGTTGGCCAGAGAAAATGAGAAGGTGATGCGCCGTCAGTACCACCAAGTGCAGAGGCAACCCTCCATCATCAAAGAAGTGGATGAACTCTCCCGGTCGATGGTAGAGATGTCCGCGGCCATTGCCGAACATGAGGCCCAGCAGCAGAGGCTGATGGACTCCTTTATCGAGGTGATCGCCCAGACCATTGATGACAAGTCACCCTACACCGGTGGCCACTGCTACCGGGTGCCAGAGCTGGGCTTGATGCTGGCCCGTGAAGCCAGCATCAGCCAGGAGGCGGCGTTTAAGGCGTTCTCCATCGAAGATAAGGACAAACACCGGGAATTCAAGCTGGCGGCCTGGCTGCATGACTGCGGTAAGATCAGCACTCCGGAACATGTGGTGGATAAGGGCAGCAAGCTGGAATCCAGCTACAACCGCATCCATGAAATCCGCACGCGTTTCGAAGTACTGTGGCGCGATGAAGAGATTCACTACCTCAAGGCGGTGATGGCCGCCCCGGAAGATGAAGCTCAGCTCAGGGCAAAACGGGATCAGGCGCAACAACTGCTGGTGGAGCAGTTCGAATTTGTCGCCAGGTGCAACGTGGGCGGTGAGTTTATGGCCGATGAGAGCATCGAGCGCCTGCGCGGCATCGCCAAGCGCACCTGGCTGCGTCACTTTGATGATTGCCTGGGGCTGGGGCCGCTGGAAGAGCGGCGCCGCGGCGAGTCTCAGGTACAGTTGCCTGTCACCGAGAATCTGCTGTCGGACAAGCCGGAACATCGCATCGCTTGGGAGCGGAAACAGAGCTACGACCCCAGCCTGGGCATCAAGCTTGAGCCCACGGAGCTGCAAAACAACCAGGGCGAACTCTACAACCTGTGCATACGCAAAGGCACCCTGAATGACGAGGAGCGCTTCCGCATCAATGAGCACACGGTCAGCACCATCAAGATTCTCGAAAGCCTGCCCTTCCCACCGGAGCTGGCCAATGTCCCCAGGTATGCCTCGACCCACCATGAAACTTTAAAGGGCACTGGCTACCCCAGGCGACTGACCGGCGACCAGCTCTCCGTGGGAGAGCGTATTCTGGTGCTGGCGGACATTTTTGAAGCCCTGACCGCCGATGACAGGCCCTATAAGAAGGCCAAGTCCCTGAGCAGTGCCATCAATATCCTCCATAAGATGGTGAAAGACGATCACGTGGATGAGGAGGTGTTCCGCCTGTTCCTCACCACTGGTGTCTACATGGAGTACGCCGAGCGCTTCCTGAAACCCTCGCAGATGGATGAGGTGGATTTGAGCAAGTATCTTGCAGAGGAGACGGTCGCAGATACGGAGTTGGCTTAG
- a CDS encoding NAD(P)H nitroreductase, with translation MDALTLLTQRHSSPRLTEPGPAPQQLETILAAAVKAPDHAALTPWKFVIAQGEGLLKLGEIFFEAAKAKGESGEALARARLLPTRAPMVITVIAKVQEHPKVPAIEQHLSAGCAAMAMQMAAQAQGLGGIWRTGSYAFDPIVRESLGARGEDQIVGFLYLGTPLSKAPNKKSPNPDDYVAFL, from the coding sequence ATGGATGCGCTGACCCTTCTTACTCAACGACACTCCTCCCCCAGGCTCACCGAACCGGGTCCGGCCCCGCAGCAGCTGGAGACCATATTGGCGGCGGCGGTCAAGGCGCCGGATCATGCGGCGCTCACCCCCTGGAAATTTGTTATCGCTCAGGGAGAGGGGCTGCTGAAGCTCGGCGAGATCTTCTTCGAAGCAGCCAAGGCCAAGGGGGAGAGCGGCGAGGCACTGGCCCGAGCCAGGCTGCTGCCGACCCGGGCACCCATGGTCATTACGGTCATCGCCAAGGTGCAGGAGCACCCTAAGGTGCCGGCCATCGAACAGCACCTGAGCGCCGGATGTGCTGCAATGGCGATGCAGATGGCGGCTCAGGCACAAGGGCTCGGCGGCATCTGGCGCACCGGCAGTTATGCCTTTGACCCCATAGTGCGGGAGTCTCTGGGCGCTCGGGGTGAGGACCAGATTGTCGGTTTTCTTTATCTGGGTACGCCGCTCTCTAAGGCTCCCAACAAGAAATCGCCTAACCCTGACGACTACGTTGCTTTCCTGTAG